The segment AAGTTATTACCACCCCGTTCACCTTCTTCGCCACCGGCAGTTCGATTCACCGAGTCGGAGCAAAACCGGTCTTCGTCGATATCGATCCGATCACGTACAATATCGACCCGGCAAAAATTGAAGCTGCCATTACACCAAAAACCAAAGCGATCATGCCGGTTCACATTTTCGGCCAATGCGCTGAAATGGATCAGATCAACAGTATTGCTGCCAAACACAACCTGTTTGTAGTCGAAGACGCTGCCCAGGCCATTGGTTCCGAATACCGGGGCCGACGTGCCGGAGTTTTAGGTGACATTTGTTGTTTCAGCTTTTTCCCCACGAAAAATCTGGGTGGAGCCGGAGATGGTGGCATGCTCACTACCCGCAGCCCCGAACTGGCAACGCGCCTCAAACAACTTCGTGTCCACGGACAGACTTCCGTCTACTACCATCAGGAAGTCGGACTGAATGCCCGGCTGGATGCTCTGCAGGCGGCCATTCTACGCGTGAAGCTGAAATCACTCGATGACTGGACTGAAGCCCGACAGCGCAATGCTGAATGTTACAACGAACTGTTCCAGCATTACGATCTGGAAGAGGTGATTGTCGTACCTGAATCCAAATCTCAGGACCGCCACGTTTACAATCAGTACACCGTCCGCGTTTTAGATGACCGTCGAGACGATG is part of the Polystyrenella longa genome and harbors:
- a CDS encoding DegT/DnrJ/EryC1/StrS family aminotransferase — encoded protein: MATAPLQNTPVPFIDLVAQYEPLAEETLAAVSRLMSEQKFILGEEVELFEQEIATYCTAPEAIGCSSGTDALILALMALNIGAGDEVITTPFTFFATGSSIHRVGAKPVFVDIDPITYNIDPAKIEAAITPKTKAIMPVHIFGQCAEMDQINSIAAKHNLFVVEDAAQAIGSEYRGRRAGVLGDICCFSFFPTKNLGGAGDGGMLTTRSPELATRLKQLRVHGQTSVYYHQEVGLNARLDALQAAILRVKLKSLDDWTEARQRNAECYNELFQHYDLEEVIVVPESKSQDRHVYNQYTVRVLDDRRDDVIQNLRDQQIGAAVYYPVSLHLQPCFSYLGYKKGDMPQSEAASNEVLSLPIFAELVVSQLETVVRGIAEAIAPGSAENIDRLYSESEELPQKKVA